The segment ACTGGCCAGATGCACAGCCTCCGCCAGCACGTCGTCCAGTGGCCGGCTGACTTCCTCGCCGCGGGTATAAGGGACGACGCAGAAGCTGCAGTATTTACTGCAACCCTCCATGACGGTCAGAAAAGCCTGGCAGCCGGTTACTTCCGGCTCCGGCAGGCGATCAAATTTCTCAATTTCCGGGAAGCTGATATCCACCACTGGCCCTGAACCGGTCGCGGCGGCCAGCATCTCCGGCAGTTTGTGCAGGGTCTGGGGGCCGAAAACCACGTCCACATAAGGGGCTCGACGGCCGATAGCAGCGCCTTCCTGGCTGGCTACACAGCCTCCCACGGCTATCTTCAACTGCGGGTTCTGCTCTTTCAGAGCCCGCCAGCGACCCAGCTGGTGAAAAACTTTCTCCTGGGCCTTCTCCCGAATCGAGCAGGTATTGAGCAGCAGCAGATCGGCGCTGGCCGGGTCGTCAACCAGTTCGGCGCCCTGGTGCTCCCGGAGTAAATCCAGCATCCTTGATGAATCGTACTCGTTCATCTGACAGCCATGGGTCTTAATGAACACCTTGCGTGGCTGTGGGGGCTGGTCCGGATTGTGGATTGCTGGTTTTTCCAAACTGTCAGTCATTGCCGTATCGTCAGGTAAATAAATCAGTGCCAGAAAACTGGCGCAAGTATAGCAGTAATTTGGTCGGGTTCCGGATTTGTGCGGGTCCTCGGCTTGAAAATCATCGCAATAGCCGGATATTAGCGGTAGGCTAGCAGGGTGTTGCTGCGAACAGGACACCTTCGGCCACACACCGACGCAACTCACGGCAAAGGTAGGAACCCATGGGTAAACCAACTGAAATATACAAGATCACTTTTCTTAATAAGGGGAAGGTTTACGAAATATTTGTGCGCCAGGTTTACCAGAGCGACCTGTACGGGTTTATCGAGGTCGAGGAGTTCGTCTTCAATGAACGAACCCAGGTCGTGGTGGATCCATCGGAGGAAAAGCTCAAGGCGGAATTTGCCGACGTCAAACGCAGTTTTATCCCCATGCAGGCTATCATGCGTATCGACGAGGTGGAAAAAGGCGGCATCAGCAAAGTCACCAGCGGCGATAACATCACGCCGTTCCCTTTGCAAATACCAGGGGGCAAATCCGATCGTGGCCGCAGTGATCCGGTCTAGGAGGCTGTCGGACTTAACACTGATCTACGGCGGAAAAGCCGGATTTCCCGATCTTTTTCGTTAAATAGGTCAACTATTCGCCTCAAAAGATCGAAAAATCTGACTCAAACCGGCTTTCCCTCGTTACGATCGGTTAAGTCCGCCAGCCTACTAGCCGGCATCGAAAAGCCAGCCGCGGGCTTCGCTCAGGCGGTTAAAACAGGGTCCGAATACCTTTCAGTTGCTGAGAACCACCGGGTTTTGTTCCGTGTGTGTGGGAGCGCCCGCCTCGGCTGCGGATCCGGCCGCCCGCCAGTAGGAGCGTACTGCTTAACCCAGAGCCCGCTTCACGGTTGCCAGTTCCACACACAGCGTAAAAATTTTCATGGCCGCTTCTATCTCGCCCAGCTCCGGGAAAGACGGGGCCAGTCGGATATTGCTGTTTTCCGGATCCTTGCCGTAAGGCCAGGTTGCCCCGGCCGGGGTCAGTTTGACGCCGGCTGCCCCGGTCAGTGAAACCACCTCTTCAGCCAGCCCCGGTTGGGTATCAAACAACACGAAGTAACCACCAGCCGGTTCGGTCCACGTTCCAACTGGCTGTCCGCTGACGGTTTTGCCACCCAGAGCGGACTCCAGGTGCTGCAATACCAGGTCAAATTTTGGCTTCAGGATCGCACGCTGCTTTTCCATGTGGGCCGCAATGGTGTCGGTATCGCGGAGGAATCTGACGTGTCGCAGCTGATTCACCTTGTCCGGCCCGATAGTTACGTAAGACAGGTGCTCTGACAGTGCCTTGATATTGGCCTCCGAGCTGGCCAGAAAGGCCATGCCGGCCCCCGCAAAGGTGATCTTGGAGGTTGACCCCACGGCATAGACAGTATCCAGGGTGCCGTTCTGTTCGCACAAAGTAAGGATGTTGGCCAGCTCAGGCGGGTTTCCCACCAGGTGGTGCACCGCATAGGCGTTGTCCCAGATTATGCGGAAGCTCCGGCCGGCGAGCCTGCCGAGCCTGGCAAGCCGCTGCACCGTGTCATCGGAATACACAACCCCGCTGGGGTTGGAGTATTTAGGGACGCACCAGATACCCTTGATCAGTGGGTCCGACTGCACCAGTTGCTCTACCTGGTCCATGTCCGGGCCGGCGTCATCCATCGCCACGGGAATCATGTCGATGCCCAGCGCCTCACAAACAGAAAAGTGGCGGTCATAGCCCGGCGCGGGGCAGAGGAATTTGACCTTGCCAGTTCCCGCTTCCTTCTTCCAGGACTCACCGTCCGAACTGCCAAACAGGTGATTGTAAAGCACACACTGATACATCAACTGCAGGCTGCTGTTACCGCCCACCAGGGTCTGCTGCAGCCGGCAGCCAAGATAATCGGCTGCCAGCTGGCGCGCTTCGGGGATCCCGAGCCCGCCGCCATAGTTACGGCAGTCGGTGCCATCAGCAGCCCGGTAGTTGCCCTCCAGAATACCATCCAGTGAGTCACTGAGAGCGAGCTGGGCAGCCGAAGGTTTGCCCCTTGTCAAATCGAGACTGACCCCCTGGGTCAGGATTTTCTGGTATTCGGCCTGTAGCTCTTGAAGCCGATCTTCGAGTGATTCACTGCGGTTATCGCCGCTGGCGGGAGAGTCTGGGTTCAATGCCGGCTCCTGAAATAGAAAAAGAATTAAGCACCTGGTTCCTGCAGCCAAACCAGGAACCTGTTATCGGGGTGTTTGATCGATCTGGCAACTCTTGCCTATCTTGTAACTCTTATACACTTGTAACTCTTATACACCTCCTGCCCGGCGAAACTCTGATCAATCGCAGAGTATTGCGGCGCCTGGCCAGGGTTACCCTGTCAGGGCCGTCTGCGGCAGGAGTGTCACCCCAGACACACAAGGGCTCGCAGCAGACAGGCAAGTTTACCCAGTCCACGAGTTCAGGGCCAGAGAGTAAGAGAAGGAATTGCTGTATAGTGCTGCAGCCAGTCCTACAGCCTTTATTGAGCCGCCATGTCTTCAGAAATATCCTCCCATCCCTACGATGCCCTGACTCCCGACCGGGTGATGACGGCACTGGAAGCGCTGGGCTATTGTTGTGATGCACGAATCTATCCCCTTAACAGCTATGAGAATCGTGTATACCAGGTCGGTATCGAAGGCGCAGAAACGGTCGTGGTTAAATTCTACCGCCCTGGACGCTGGAGCGATGCCCAGATACTTGAGGAGCACCAGTTTGCCCTTGAGTTGCAGGAGCTGGAAGTTCCCGTTGCGGCACCGCTGGACTTTGAGGGCAGGGGGACGCTGCTGGACGATGGCTTGTTCCGTTTCGCGGTCTTTCCCCGTCTGGCAGGGCGTGCTCCCGAGCTGGATGAGATGGACAGTCTGCTGACTATCGGTCGCTATCTGGGGCGGGTTCATCTGATTGGCGCCAAGACACCCTTTTTGACGAGAGAAAGGCTCAGTGTCGAGGAAATGGCCGTGCAGCCCAGGCAGTTCCTGCTGGAGAATGATTTTATTCCACCAGAATTGCGGGCTGCCTACGAATCGGTGTCCAGGGATCTCATCGACAGGATTCAGGCGGATTTTTCCTTCGCTGATTCAGTGCGGTTTTTCCGGATTCATGGTGACTGTCACCTGGGCAATGTGTTGTGGCACCAGGGAACGCCTTTTTTTGTCGATTTTGACGATGCGGTCATGGGGCCGGCGATACAGGATCTCTGGATGCTGTTGTCCGGTGAGCGGGATCAGCGTCAGCGACAGCTTCAGGAGTTGCTGGAGGGCTACACTGAATTCTGTGATTTTGCGCCGGCCGAATTAAAATACATTGAAGTGCTGAGAACACTGCGCCTCATCCGCTACGCTGGCTGGCTGGCCAGACGTTGGGAGGATCCGGCTTTCCCGCGCAGTTTTCCCTGGTTCAATTCGGTCCGCTACTGGTCTGACCATGTGCTAGAACTTCGCGAGCAGCAGGCTGCGCTTGATGAGCCGCCGCTGCAGCTGTTTAATTTCGGGGGTCCTGGTTATTGAGTGCCGCCCGATGAAGCTTCCTTGCTGAAGAACACATGGCTGTCCAGCGCTGACTTCAGGCCGGGTCCCAGGCCATTTCCCGTCTGGCCGGATGGCCCTGTTCCCATGCACTGAGAGGTGTGCACGAACTCAGGAGGAGGCCGAGCCCCTGCAGGGCTTTTTGACCATGACTGCGGATCTGATCATGTTCACCACTCCCGCTGGATGTCCTGTTCGCTACTGTTGCTCCAGCAGAGCCTTTACTTCTTCCTCGATCAATTCGATGTCCCCATTGCGAAAGCCCTCGTGAACCATTCGCACCACCCCTTCGCGGTCTATCAGGTAGGAAGTCGGCATGCCATAAACGTCATACTGGGCCGGGGTTTCCCCGTCCGGGTCAGCGGGAATAATGAAGTCGAGAGGGGTGTCCAGCAGAAAATCCAGGCCGTCTTCAACCGGATTGTCGATATTGATCCCGACTACTTCCAGGCCCTGGTCCCGGTACTTGTTGTGAAGGTCGTTATACAGAGGCAGAGACAACAGGCAGGGGGCACACCACGAGGCCCAGAAATCCAGGTAAACCACTTTGCCCCGTAACTGACTGAGGGTAAAGTCCGGTTGACCTTCCTGAATGTTGGCCAGGGTAAAATCCGGGGCCAGATCGCCTTCCTCCACTGCCAGCGCCGATAGTGGCAGGCCCATGCCCAGGGTGACGGCGGTCAGTGTACTAAGCATTTTTTTGAACATATTGAATATCCTGGTTGTGTTGCCGAAACTAGTCAAATTGCGCGCTAACCCGGGTAATTGGCAGGCCCAGGCCGCACCTTAGTCGCTTACCCGGTGCCAGTAGATTATATGTAAGCCCGGCTCTCCAGACGAGTCTCGCCAGCCTGATTCAGGGATATTGACTCTCCGTACGACCTGTTGAGTAGTCGTCCGGTCGAAATCCCCTGCATATCGCCTCTATCGGGGATCAGGCGCCTGCCAGGCCCGGATTGGTCAAGTTCTGCAGCATGAATTCCCAGCGTTTGCGCTGGAACTTCAGTTTATAGTGCATCTCCCGGTAGGCATCACGTATCAGCAGCAGGTCAAACTGGCTGAGAGATTCCTGCAGGTTGTGGCTCTTGGCTTCATACCAGGAAATGCGGTGGCGATTCCAGAGTTTCAGGGTCGCACGCAATTCCTGGTATTCCTGTTCCAGCCGATCTCGCCATTTTTCCGGCAGTTTCAGCAGGTCACACTTGGCCGCGGCCTGTTGAAATTGCAGTTCCACCCGTGCGGCCTCGATACTGGCCGGGTTGCAGCGCCTCAAGTCACGGGTCAGTCCGAACAACGACAGGCCGCGAATCAGCCATTTGGTGGGATCCCACTGCCACCAGCGAATACCGTTCCGGTAATCCCATTGAAAGGCATGGTGGTAGTTATGGTAACCCTCGCCATAAGTAATCAGAGCCAGCAGGCCATTGTCCCGCGCTGAATTCCCGATGCTGTAGGGTTGCCTTCCCCACTTATGTGCCAGGGAGTTAATCAGGTAGGTTACATGCTGGCTGAGAACCAGGCGCAACAGTCCGGCCAGCAGCAGACTGGCAAGCAGGTCGCCGTGCAGCCAGCCAATCAGGGCCGGCAGAGCGATGTTCATGATCAGCACCAGTGACAGGTAGTGCCGACTCTGCCAGCGGAGTATGGGGTCTTTCTGCAAATCCTTGACGTTGCTTAAGTCTTTCAGGCCGCTGGGATAGCGGCGCAGGATCCAGCCGATATGGGAGAACCAGAATCCTCGGCCTGCGGAGTAGGGATCCCGGTCATTGTCGTCCACGTGGAGGTGATGGCGCCGATGGTCAGATGCCCAGGTCAACACGTCATTCTGCAGAGCACAGGCACCACCCAGGGCGAACAGGACCTTGATGGCGGGGTGCGCCTTGTAGGCCTTGTGCGACCACAAACGGTGGTAGCCTGCAGTAATGGAGAAGCCACAGAATGCCATGAACAAGGCGAATACGGCCCATTCAAACAGATCATAGCCGTAGAAATACCCGTAAAGGGGCACCAGAGTAACCGCAAACAGCGGGGTGAGACTGAACAACAACATATTGGTCCAGTTGATGGGTGCCTTGCTCATAGATCTGAGTCCTTCTTTAATAAAACCAATTCGAAGTACAGCCGGCTCTATTCCGCAGATGACGGATTCTTAACCGGCTACGGCGACATCCTCGGCCTGTAGCCCCTTGGATCCCTCGCAAACAAGGAACTCCACGCGCTGGCCGTCCCGCAGTACGCGGTGTCCCTTCCCCCGTATAGACCGGAAATGGACAAAAACATCGTCACCTCTGTCCCGGGTGATAAAGCCAAACCCTTTGCTGGCATTGAACCATTTTACGGTGCCGAGTTCCCGTGTTTCTTCTGACAACCTCACAGTTGAGGATTCTGTCGGCTGGATGAACCGGTAGCCCAGCCAGGCGGAAAGCATTGAAATCAGTAAGGTGGACAGTCCGAATGTCCCGAGCAGGGCGCCGGTCGATACCTCGGGCGATTGAGGCAGGAATAAATAACCTGGCACAAGGCTAAGCACGGTGACGGCCAGGCCAATACAGAGTAGGCGAATTAACATGTTGATTCTCTTTTCGATTCTTCTAGTTCTTAAAAGGGTGCGGGTGAAACCCGGGCAATTCTAAACCAGCCCTCAGCAGAAATAAAACCACCGTAGCCTGCCCGCAGGATGGCACCGGGCTCCCCGGTTCTTTCAGGTTGGATTCAGCTTGGCGAGGCTATGCTGCGGGTCACGGGATAGGGAAACCTGTCCCGGGAATTAAAAAGCTGACTGAATCGGGATCCAGAGCGGGAGTCCAATGAAAATGAAACAACAAATGATTAGAACAGGTATTTTTCTGACCGTGTCGCTGTTTGCGGGATCGCTAGCGGCCCAGGTCGAGTACGAGTATGCCCCGGTTGTCGACGTGCGGCCCATTATCCAGGTCGTGGAAATATCCACCCCGCAGGAGCAGTGCTGGGAAGAGGAATACCTGGTAGAGCGGAATTCCCGCGGCAGCGAATCGCACACACCAGCGATCCTGGGCACTATCCTGGGCGGGGCTATTGGCAATGCGGTAGGTCACAATAAGTCCAATCAGCGGGTAGGTACCGTGGTGGGCGCCGTATTGGGTCACTCAGTGGCACGTGATATCATGCGCCAGAATCAGGGCCCCGGCGTGCGAGAGGTGGAGACGGTCGAGCGTTGTGAGACAGTTTACCGATCCCGTGAAGAAGAACGGATAGTCGGTTATAACGTCACCTACAGCTACAATGGCAAGGATTACACTATGCGCACCGATTCCGATCCGGGAAGCGAGATACAGTTAAGGGTATCGGTTGAGCCGATACTGTAGCGTTGTCCGGCACCGTCAGTCGTCGTCCGGTTTCAGTGTTGCGGTGTCACGCTGATGGCACTTCAGTCGGTTTTACCAGTTGGCCTGCGCAGGCGTACACATTCGAGGTTAGCATTGTTCAAGTTCTGTAAACTCTGTTTGATTGCAGCCATGGCTGTCGCGCCGGTGTCATCTGGTTTCTCCCAGGTGGCCCCAGTCGTGCAGCCTGGACAATTGGACATCAACAACAACAGTTCACCTCGGGATGTCCGGCAGTCTCAGGCTCCTGCGCCAAGGATTTCGGAGCGCCAGGCAGTCAGTCTGGCCCGGGAGCGGTTTGCCGGCAACGTGCTGCGAATTTCACTGGTCGGGCAGGGACAGAATCGTCGTTATCAGATTCGCATGGAAAACGAGGGCAAGATTTTTACTGTCTTCGTAAACGCCACGACCGGCGCAGTGAGCGGGGGTTGATAAGCCTCCCGCCAGTTCCACCTGTCCTGGCAGCTGATTTGTTTGAAGAGGCAGTCCGCCAATGAAATTACTGGTAGTTGAGGACGAAAACCTCCTGCGCCAGCAGCTGGTGAAATCTCTCATAGAAGAAGGCTATGTGGTCGATGGGGCCGAAGATGGCCGCGCGGGTCTGTATTACGCTCAGGAATACGACTACGACGCCGCAATTATCGATCTGGGTCTGCCGGAAATTGACGGTATCGAGCTGATCGAAACCATCCGCAAGGCAGGCAGCCAGTTTCCTATTCTTATTCTCACCGCCAGGGGGGACTGGCAGGACAAGGTGGCCGGCCTCGACGCGGGAGCAGACGACTATGTGGTCAAGCCGTTCCAGATGGAGGAAATCCTGGCCCGCCTCAATGCACTGCTGCGGCGTGCGGCAGGGTTTGCCAAGCCTCGGCTCGAATTTGGACCGATCAATCTTGATCTTTCGGCCAAGCTGTTGACGTTAAACGGAGAGAAGGTCGACCTCACCGCTTACGAGTACAAGATGCTTGAATACCTGATGCTGCATCCGGGGCAGGTCATTTCAAAGTCCGAGCTGACCGAGCACTTATACGCCCAGGATTATGACCGGGACAGTAATGTCCTCGAGGTGTTCATTCGTCGTCTGCGTCAGAAGCTGGACCCGGATCAGACACTCAACCCCATCGAAACGGTCCGTGGTCAAGGCTATCGTTTCTGTCTCAGCTGATCGCCTGCGACCTGATAAACAAGCTATGGCGATTCCGAAACAGGCACCGGCTTACTCAATTCAGAGTCGCCTTCTCATCGGCTTCAGTCTGCTGCTGGCAGTTTTTCTTGGTCTGACGGGCATTGTTCTGGATCGCGCATTCCGGGATAGCGTTGAAGCAGGCGCGGCAGAGCAGCTGCAGTTGCAAATTTATGTGGTTCTCTCTGCTATTGACGAGGACGACGGTGATTTTTTCCTGCTGGAAGATCTACGGGAGCCCCGCTTCGGGCAGCTGAATTCCGGATTGTATGGTTTTATCAGCAGCCCGTTGAGAGGGGTGCTGTGGCGTAGCGCCTCGGCACTGGACCTGCGCCTCCAGGATGAAGCCGCGCTGGGAATGAATGTCCCGGTCGGGGAGAGTGTCTTCTCCACTACGACCAGCCAGGATGGTGAGGAACTTTTCCTGGTCAGTTATGGCATCCTTTGGGAGGACGGTGTCAATGAGTACAACTTCTCTGTGCTGGAAACGGCAATACCCTATTACTCTGAAATATCCGAATTTCGTGCCAGTCTGTGGTCCTGGC is part of the Gammaproteobacteria bacterium genome and harbors:
- a CDS encoding response regulator transcription factor; protein product: MKLLVVEDENLLRQQLVKSLIEEGYVVDGAEDGRAGLYYAQEYDYDAAIIDLGLPEIDGIELIETIRKAGSQFPILILTARGDWQDKVAGLDAGADDYVVKPFQMEEILARLNALLRRAAGFAKPRLEFGPINLDLSAKLLTLNGEKVDLTAYEYKMLEYLMLHPGQVISKSELTEHLYAQDYDRDSNVLEVFIRRLRQKLDPDQTLNPIETVRGQGYRFCLS
- a CDS encoding serine/threonine protein kinase, whose product is MSSEISSHPYDALTPDRVMTALEALGYCCDARIYPLNSYENRVYQVGIEGAETVVVKFYRPGRWSDAQILEEHQFALELQELEVPVAAPLDFEGRGTLLDDGLFRFAVFPRLAGRAPELDEMDSLLTIGRYLGRVHLIGAKTPFLTRERLSVEEMAVQPRQFLLENDFIPPELRAAYESVSRDLIDRIQADFSFADSVRFFRIHGDCHLGNVLWHQGTPFFVDFDDAVMGPAIQDLWMLLSGERDQRQRQLQELLEGYTEFCDFAPAELKYIEVLRTLRLIRYAGWLARRWEDPAFPRSFPWFNSVRYWSDHVLELREQQAALDEPPLQLFNFGGPGY
- a CDS encoding glycine zipper 2TM domain-containing protein, with amino-acid sequence MKQQMIRTGIFLTVSLFAGSLAAQVEYEYAPVVDVRPIIQVVEISTPQEQCWEEEYLVERNSRGSESHTPAILGTILGGAIGNAVGHNKSNQRVGTVVGAVLGHSVARDIMRQNQGPGVREVETVERCETVYRSREEERIVGYNVTYSYNGKDYTMRTDSDPGSEIQLRVSVEPIL
- a CDS encoding fatty acid desaturase, whose amino-acid sequence is MSKAPINWTNMLLFSLTPLFAVTLVPLYGYFYGYDLFEWAVFALFMAFCGFSITAGYHRLWSHKAYKAHPAIKVLFALGGACALQNDVLTWASDHRRHHLHVDDNDRDPYSAGRGFWFSHIGWILRRYPSGLKDLSNVKDLQKDPILRWQSRHYLSLVLIMNIALPALIGWLHGDLLASLLLAGLLRLVLSQHVTYLINSLAHKWGRQPYSIGNSARDNGLLALITYGEGYHNYHHAFQWDYRNGIRWWQWDPTKWLIRGLSLFGLTRDLRRCNPASIEAARVELQFQQAAAKCDLLKLPEKWRDRLEQEYQELRATLKLWNRHRISWYEAKSHNLQESLSQFDLLLIRDAYREMHYKLKFQRKRWEFMLQNLTNPGLAGA
- a CDS encoding DUF1820 family protein, with amino-acid sequence MGKPTEIYKITFLNKGKVYEIFVRQVYQSDLYGFIEVEEFVFNERTQVVVDPSEEKLKAEFADVKRSFIPMQAIMRIDEVEKGGISKVTSGDNITPFPLQIPGGKSDRGRSDPV
- a CDS encoding PepSY domain-containing protein, with protein sequence MQPGQLDINNNSSPRDVRQSQAPAPRISERQAVSLARERFAGNVLRISLVGQGQNRRYQIRMENEGKIFTVFVNATTGAVSGG
- a CDS encoding aminotransferase class I/II-fold pyridoxal phosphate-dependent enzyme gives rise to the protein MNPDSPASGDNRSESLEDRLQELQAEYQKILTQGVSLDLTRGKPSAAQLALSDSLDGILEGNYRAADGTDCRNYGGGLGIPEARQLAADYLGCRLQQTLVGGNSSLQLMYQCVLYNHLFGSSDGESWKKEAGTGKVKFLCPAPGYDRHFSVCEALGIDMIPVAMDDAGPDMDQVEQLVQSDPLIKGIWCVPKYSNPSGVVYSDDTVQRLARLGRLAGRSFRIIWDNAYAVHHLVGNPPELANILTLCEQNGTLDTVYAVGSTSKITFAGAGMAFLASSEANIKALSEHLSYVTIGPDKVNQLRHVRFLRDTDTIAAHMEKQRAILKPKFDLVLQHLESALGGKTVSGQPVGTWTEPAGGYFVLFDTQPGLAEEVVSLTGAAGVKLTPAGATWPYGKDPENSNIRLAPSFPELGEIEAAMKIFTLCVELATVKRALG
- a CDS encoding TlpA disulfide reductase family protein translates to MFKKMLSTLTAVTLGMGLPLSALAVEEGDLAPDFTLANIQEGQPDFTLSQLRGKVVYLDFWASWCAPCLLSLPLYNDLHNKYRDQGLEVVGINIDNPVEDGLDFLLDTPLDFIIPADPDGETPAQYDVYGMPTSYLIDREGVVRMVHEGFRNGDIELIEEEVKALLEQQ